The DNA region CATGGCCGGCCGTCTCGGCGTCACCCTGCGCGACGCCGACCTGACCGGCGTGAACACGGAGTGCTGCGGCTTCGGCGGTCTCATGGAGTGCGCCAATCCGGCCATGGCGACCAAGGTCGTGGAGCGCCGGACCACCGACAATCCCTCGCCGTTCCTGGCTTACTGCGCCATGTGCCGGGACAGTCTCTCCCGCCAGGGCGCGCCGGTCGTGCACATGCTCGACCTGCTCTTCCCCGGCCTCGCCAGGAACCCGGAGCCCGCCAGCCCCAATCCCCTGGTGCGCAGCGGCCCGGGCCCGGCGGACAAGCATGAGAACCGCGCCCGACTGCGCGCACAGCTTGCAAAAGAGCTCTGGAACGAGGAGCAAGGCCCCATGGAGAAGTACGAAGAGATCGAGCTGATACTCGAGCCCGAGGTCCAAAGCGCCGTGGACGAGCGTCGCATTCTGGCCGAAGACATCCGCCGCGCCATTGCCCACGCCGAGGAAACCGGCCGCAGCATGAAGCACCCGGAGTCCGGCCGCTTTCTCGTTTCCCATCAGCCGGCGGCCGTCACCTACTGGGTGGAGTACGCGCCGGAGCCCGGTGGCCAAGCCTTCCGCGTGTACCGCGCATGGAGTCACCGCATGATCCTCCAGGGGGCGCAGTAATGCAGCATTTTCCTGAAATCATAGCCCGCTACGAAGGCTGGGTGTGCCAGAAGTGCAATGAACCACTCGTGCCGGGCAAGACCCAGCTCGCCTACCTGGGCAGCGTCTTTGATGTGGAGCTGCCGGTCTGCCCCAAGTGCGGCATGTTCATCGTTCCGGAGGAGCTCGCCATGGGCAAGATACTCGAGGTGGAGCAGGTCCTGGAGGACAAGTGACCACGGCCGGCCATGCGTCGGCGCCGTATCTGCGGCGTGACGTGCAGGAGGCCCTGGGACCGACGCTGCGTCCCGGCGGCTCCACCACCACGGAGCGCGCCCTTGCCCTGTGGCCTCTGCCCGCCGGCGCCAGGGTCCTGGACATCGGCTGCGGCCTGGGCGCAACGGTCCGGCTGCTGCGGGAGCGCTACAAGCTGCGCGCCTACGGTCTGGACCTCACGCCCGAGCTGCTCATCCAGGCCCGGAACGAGCAGCGCGACGCCGGCCTGCTCTGCGGCTCGGCGGCTTCCATCCCGCTGCGCGGCGCCGTTCTGGACGCCGTGTTCATGGAGTGCGTCCTCTCCCTCTGCCCTGATCCGGCGGCCGCCCTG from Oceanidesulfovibrio marinus includes:
- a CDS encoding DVU_1557 family redox protein → MQHFPEIIARYEGWVCQKCNEPLVPGKTQLAYLGSVFDVELPVCPKCGMFIVPEELAMGKILEVEQVLEDK
- the trsM gene encoding DVU_1556 family methyltransferase, translating into MTTAGHASAPYLRRDVQEALGPTLRPGGSTTTERALALWPLPAGARVLDIGCGLGATVRLLRERYKLRAYGLDLTPELLIQARNEQRDAGLLCGSAASIPLRGAVLDAVFMECVLSLCPDPAAALAEAARVLRPGGVLVLSDVYRRDPGFAGGPNASGCLRGAATRYDLHARIDAAGLSVLTWEDHSRLLVDCAARLAFAGVPASAFLGSCGADGSCATSARAFGYALCLAEKSITISDTSVGNA